One Frankia alni ACN14a DNA window includes the following coding sequences:
- a CDS encoding alpha/beta hydrolase family protein — MREIFRAACLAVATLLLPVAGTAAAAGPPPAPPALSPTQGPGTVAALALPRPTGPLAVGRDTLHLVDQHRRDPWVPTVARELMVDIYYPARPATGTPARYATAEEIRAYLAALGLADALPVQALADTRIASRAGALPLPGRRPLVLLSPGLGVGRRSLTGLAEDLASRGLVAATVDHAYESVATVFPGGRTLTCVACDRMRTDADFAAASRGRAADLSFVLDSLTGAHPAWRDAAVIDPARVAAVGHSLGGSAAASLLLHDRRVRAGVDLDGTLGEPLGAGGFGGRAFLLFGATADHPGATPAAGDGAAKNPAAAAGDGASRGGGAVKADGAAQEDDDPTWAQAWAHLGPPRLWLDVDGADHFSFTDDPVLADQIPLPAAVPPAPAPAGALTGRQALAITRAYVGAFVERWLCGRAQPLLDAPSRAFPQVRVVGRDPQPGPGAGVTRRR; from the coding sequence GTGAGGGAAATCTTCCGCGCGGCGTGTCTCGCCGTAGCGACTCTACTGCTCCCCGTCGCCGGCACTGCCGCGGCGGCCGGCCCCCCGCCGGCCCCACCGGCCCTGTCGCCCACGCAGGGCCCGGGGACGGTGGCGGCGCTGGCCCTGCCCCGGCCCACCGGGCCTCTCGCGGTCGGCCGGGACACGCTGCACCTGGTCGACCAGCACCGGCGCGACCCGTGGGTGCCCACCGTCGCCCGCGAGCTGATGGTCGACATCTACTACCCGGCGCGGCCCGCCACCGGCACCCCGGCCCGCTACGCCACGGCCGAGGAGATCCGCGCCTACCTGGCCGCACTCGGCCTGGCCGACGCCCTGCCCGTGCAGGCGCTGGCCGACACGCGCATCGCCAGCCGTGCCGGGGCGCTCCCGCTGCCCGGACGCCGGCCGCTGGTGCTGCTGTCCCCGGGCCTGGGGGTGGGGCGCCGCTCGCTGACCGGGCTCGCCGAGGACCTCGCCAGCCGCGGTCTGGTCGCCGCGACCGTCGACCACGCCTACGAGTCGGTCGCCACGGTGTTCCCCGGCGGGCGCACGCTGACCTGCGTGGCGTGCGACCGGATGCGCACCGACGCCGACTTCGCCGCCGCGAGCCGCGGGCGCGCCGCCGACCTGTCCTTCGTCCTGGACAGCCTCACCGGGGCGCACCCGGCGTGGCGCGACGCGGCCGTCATCGACCCGGCGCGCGTCGCCGCGGTCGGGCACTCCCTCGGCGGGTCGGCGGCGGCGTCGCTGCTGCTGCACGACCGGCGGGTGCGCGCCGGGGTCGACCTGGACGGCACCCTCGGTGAACCGCTCGGCGCCGGCGGGTTCGGCGGGCGGGCGTTTCTGCTGTTCGGCGCGACAGCGGACCACCCCGGCGCCACCCCGGCGGCAGGGGACGGCGCGGCGAAGAACCCCGCCGCGGCAGCCGGAGACGGCGCCTCGCGGGGAGGCGGCGCGGTGAAGGCAGACGGCGCAGCGCAGGAGGACGACGATCCGACCTGGGCGCAGGCGTGGGCGCACCTGGGCCCGCCGCGGCTGTGGCTCGACGTCGACGGCGCCGACCACTTCAGCTTCACCGACGATCCCGTCCTCGCCGACCAGATCCCGTTGCCCGCCGCGGTGCCCCCGGCGCCGGCGCCGGCGGGGGCGCTGACCGGACGGCAGGCGTTGGCGATCACCCGCGCCTACGTCGGGGCGTTCGTCGAACGGTGGCTGTGCGGGCGGGCGCAGCCGCTGCTCGACGCGCCGAGCCGGGCCTTCCCGCAGGTACGTGTCGTCGGCCGGGACCCTCAGCCCGGCCCCGGCGCCGGCGTCACCCGCCGGCGGTAG
- a CDS encoding helix-turn-helix transcriptional regulator produces MTVCARPVDNPPVAAIVAMTDPAAADRIRAGTYAYDGEQVSSGWHVHDLDQIEYAWQGTVEVETAATHHLLPPRHALWIPAGLAHRTTLHRVRTVSVFLDPQMMGLAPDRARILAAAAPIREMILHAVRWPIGRRGGDPLADTFFTALSGLLVEGLDNATPLCLPTSSDPIVAAAMRHAEGHPQVATIGAVCRAVGVSERTLRRRFVASTGLTWREYLLHSRMARAAALLSEPGPTVLDIAIAVGFDSASAFTRAFRQHTGDTPTAYRRRVTPAPGPG; encoded by the coding sequence ATGACCGTCTGTGCGCGACCGGTCGACAATCCGCCCGTTGCGGCCATCGTCGCGATGACGGATCCGGCGGCGGCCGACCGGATCCGGGCCGGCACCTACGCCTATGACGGCGAACAGGTCAGCTCCGGCTGGCACGTCCACGACCTCGACCAGATCGAGTACGCCTGGCAGGGCACCGTCGAGGTCGAGACCGCCGCCACCCACCACCTGCTCCCACCGCGGCACGCCCTGTGGATCCCGGCGGGCCTGGCCCACCGCACGACCCTGCACCGGGTCCGCACGGTGTCGGTGTTCCTGGACCCGCAGATGATGGGCCTCGCCCCCGACCGCGCCCGGATCCTGGCCGCGGCGGCCCCGATCCGCGAGATGATCCTGCACGCGGTGCGCTGGCCGATCGGCCGCCGCGGCGGTGACCCGCTCGCCGACACCTTCTTCACCGCCCTGTCCGGTCTGCTCGTCGAAGGACTCGACAACGCCACCCCGCTGTGCCTGCCGACCAGCAGCGACCCGATCGTCGCCGCGGCCATGCGCCACGCCGAGGGCCACCCGCAGGTCGCCACCATCGGCGCGGTGTGCCGGGCGGTGGGCGTCTCCGAACGCACCCTGCGCCGGCGGTTCGTCGCCTCCACCGGACTGACCTGGCGCGAGTACCTGCTGCACAGCCGGATGGCCCGGGCGGCGGCGCTGCTGAGCGAACCCGGGCCCACCGTGCTCGACATCGCGATCGCCGTCGGGTTCGACAGCGCCAGCGCCTTCACCCGTGCCTTCCGTCAGCACACCGGCGACACCCCGACCGCCTACCGCCGGCGGGTGACGCCGGCGCCGGGGCCGGGCTGA